The following coding sequences are from one Triplophysa dalaica isolate WHDGS20190420 chromosome 12, ASM1584641v1, whole genome shotgun sequence window:
- the LOC130433274 gene encoding uncharacterized protein LOC130433274: MVLNFVCEANQPFSVVETPSFKTLIETLQPHTVMTRKTLCTRIQEAAKHKKSILIKKLSAVNYVATTTDCWSARQRSYLGVTCHWIDNTSLERHSAALACRRLKGSHTFDVLAAALEEINSEYHIREKVTRTTTDSGSNFLKAFRLYGEEIEEEATNEQEESDSTLDDATEDQSESEVEYQDVSAILDDNTGLEYQLPRHQKCACHLLNLISTVDATAAGGAANETYKKLSRSAFAKCHALWNKTIRSTMAHETVERECKLQFLRPNQTRWSSLFLAVERIVRIHREQGEQAIRNVCTALKIKMFNPAEMGFLVEYAAVMKPAAMALNILQGESSAHMGLLLPTLYQLREKLKRLESSCKMCTSLVHTLQQGIQKRFGDVMKEPELIAAAILLPRFRTSWTTEENIYNAGLDYIRNHLDTDLDDITSTNSSLSDEDDFFASMELGKSQVGELERYLSCMSPAGMDLLHSFPHIKKLSLKLNTGLPASAACERLFSHAGLLFTAKRSQLHSKNLESQLLLKLNSDITE; encoded by the exons ATGGTGCTAAATTTTGTATGTGAGGCCAACCAACCATTTTCTGTGGTTGAGACACCATCCTTCAAGACTTTGATAGAAACCTTGCAACCTCATACAGTAATGACAAGGAAAACATTATGCACAAGAATACAAGAAGCTGCAAAACACAAGAAGAGCATACTCATCAAAAAACTGAGTGCGGTGAACTATGTTGCTACCACAACAGACTGCTGGTCTGCCAGACAACGTAGCTACTTAGGTGTCACCTGTCACTGGATAGACAACACCTCACTGGAGAGGCACTCCGCTGCGTTAGCTTGTAGAAGGCTCAAAGGCTCGCACACGTTTGACGTCCTTGCTGCTGCATTAGAGGAAATAAATTCAGAGTACCACATCAGGGAAAAAGTGACCAGGACGACAACAGACAGTGGCTCAAATTTCCTAAAGGCCTTTCGATTATATGGTGAGGAGATAGAGGAGGAAGCCACCAATGAGCAAGAGGAAAGTGACTCCACCCTTGATGATGCAACAGAAGATCAGAGTGAGTCAGAGGTGGAGTATCAAGATGTGTCTGCTATTCTGGATGACAATACAGGCCTTGAGTACCAACTTCCAAGGCATCAAAAGTGTGCATGCCATCTCCTCAATCTTATATCCACAGTTGATGCCACTGCTGCAGGAGGAGCTGCAAACGAAACCTACAAGAAGCTCTCTCGGTCTGCTTTTGCAAAATGTCATGCTCTCTGGAATAAAACCATCAGGTCAACCATGGCTCATGAAACAGTGGAACGAGAATGCAAGCTGCAGTTTCTCCGACCGAATCAGACACGCTGGAGCTCCCTGTTCCTCGCTGTAGAAAGGATTGTGCGCATTCACCGAGAGCAAGGAGAACAAGCAATTCGCAATGTTTGCACAGCATTAAAGATAAAGAT GTTCAATCCAGCTGAAATGGGGTTTTTGGTCGAGTATGCTGCTGTGATGAAGCCTGCTGCCATGGCCCTTAATATCCTCCAAGGGGAATCATCTGCGCATATGGGCCTCCTGTTGCCAACACTTTACCAGTTGCGGGAGAAGCTAAAGAGGTTGGAATCATCTTGTAAAATGTGTACATCTCTTGTTCACACCCTGCAGCAAGGGATCCAGAAACGTTTTGGAGACGTCATGAAAGAGCCTGAGCTGATTGCAGCAGCAATACTCCTACCAAGATTCAGAACATCCTGGACCACAGAGGAGAACATCTATAATGCTG GCCTTGATTACATCAGAAATCACCTCGACACCGACTTGGATGATATCACCAGCACAAACAGCAGCCTCTCTGATGAAGACGACTTCTTTGCATCCATGGAGTTGGGAAAATCACAAGTAGGAGAGCTGGAGAGGTACCTTTCATGTATGTCCCCTGCAGGTATGGATCTACTCCACTCCTTTCCTCACATCAAGAAGCTGTCACTCAAACTCAACACAGGTCTTCCTGCATCTGCAGCCTGTGAGAGACTTTTCAGTCATGCAGGACTCCTGTTCACTGCTAAACGATCACAGCTTCACAGCAAGAACCTTGAGAGCCAACTACTGTTGAAGCTTAATAGTGACATCACTGAGTAA
- the LOC130433566 gene encoding proline-rich transmembrane protein 1-like yields MDPSKSVPPPYAPQQYAQGGQLIPQAQYNQVAYPGQVPVTLQPMVYVNPPPLAHPMPDYLCYSIFTLLCCCLPLGIVALVNSVSTRNANMSGQHQLAEKSSRNARNCNHAALILGIIILGLYFVYIFVLKERYPH; encoded by the exons ATGGATCCCAGTAAGTCAGTACCTCCTCCCTATGCACCCCAACAATACGCTCAAGGTGGCCAGCTAATTCCTCAGGCCCAGTACAACCAAGTAGCTTATCCAGGACAGGTTCCGGTCACTTTACAGCCGATGGTTTATGTGAATCCACCTCCACTGGCCCATCCAATGCCGGATTACTTGTGTTACTCCATCTTTACCCTATTGTGCTGCTGTTTACCTCTGGGCATTGTTGCACTTGTTAACTCCGTCTCT ACTCGAAATGCTAACATGTCAGGACAACACCAGTTGGCAGAGAAAAGCTCCAGAAATGCACGCAACTGTAACCATGCTGCTCTCATCCTCGGCATCATCATTCTTGGGTTGTACTTTGTCTACATCTTTGTCCTGAAAGAACGCTACCCTCATTAG